Part of the Henckelia pumila isolate YLH828 chromosome 2, ASM3356847v2, whole genome shotgun sequence genome is shown below.
ATTTGACAAATTAGTTAACTAAAATGtgtgtattttaaaatttattatatctaAAAATACACTATCCTTGCGTGTTTTTTGTTTGGGTGATACATAATTTTATGCGTATCATATTTGTAAATCATACTAAACAAATTTGTACTATAAACTCAACCGTAATTAATCATGCTAAACAAATTTGTATGATAGAGTCAATCGTGAAACTGCTGATATAAGAGATATAATCcagataaaatttcaaaatgtttagaataaattttttggattaaaatcaattttttttgggATTAAAATCAGTTTTAACTATATATTATAAGTTGGAGTCACGTAGCGCTCACTCATTTTAATATATAGAGAATCATTTTCACGTTCTaaagtaaataaaatatgatttaccACCAAACCATTTTATCGATAACATCCAAAGGACAAAGGTAATTTACAAAGTCGAGTAAAACGACAAACGATACAAATTACATTAACCAACAACTAATTAATAACACCTACACGTACAAGGCCAAAGAAAGTGACGAAAAACATaaagcaaaatttatttttctcacCCTTCAAGACCCCAATTCCCTAAGCATatagtaaaatatataaaaacctaaaaaaaattgttcacACGAGGAATGATTGTGGGGAAATTTGTCCTTCTGATATTATTTTATCCTTCCATGTCTTCCTCTCCCTTGTCTCCCCTTGTGTTGAGCTAGTCCACATAAATTTCCTCCACAGATAACCTTCTTCAGTTTCATTTGGATCGATGGATGTATGGTTTCAATTTGCACGAGAAGATTCGGATCGTAAACAGATTTCAAACTCACACCCATATCGAGTGTATTTTGAATCTATCGTTACTACTGATACATTTGTCTAAAGTAAATTCATCCAAACAGGTCAAAAAGATCTGAAACCATGGTCTTAGAGACCATTTTTTCAGATAACTTTAATCCAAACGCACCTTAAGTTAATTTTCCTATGGAAGAAGTAAATATTTACTACACTGAGTTGTCTCATCCCTCGAATCCAACGTTAGCCACTAAAGATACCTTTATTTCGATCTCCCAATCCGTGACTCGAGAGCTTCACAATCCAAGCAGTATGTAGTAGACCAGAGTGATCGGTAACGCGATCAACATTCCGAAAATAACCCtgaaattataaacataaaaaaatataagtaaaCACACACACTTGTACTATATACAAATTAAATCTAGACTAGTTATTCAAAATGTACTCACATAGTGCTAAGTATAGCTGGATGGACATTGTATTCTTTGGCAAACACAAATGGAACAATCCCTTGTGGGAGTGCAGCCTATTGGATAAGCACAAATGACAGAAAACATCACACAGTATTCAGCAGGTCAAATGGCTTTGAATTCAATAATTATGTCGTCTACATACATTACATACatgatatatttaaatatataatcatacagaaattataaaattttgaaataataaaaagcaTATTTTAATGTCAATATACAGTTCcgacattattttaaaattgccCAACATTTTCGTCTTTTTTTTCCTACAAGTTGTGCATGGTCCCGAGACCACATGGTGTGCGAAATTTGAACCCTTTGGATCTTTCACATGTTGGATAGAGACCATCTCTTTGTTAACTTTGGTTTTGGTTTAgacgatttttttttaattattatcttAGAGGTGGAGTTATTTTATATATCGAAATCAACCAAATTAATAAAATCTCGTGACCCTAAAACAagaataacaaaaataaaataagttttACTTTAAATtggagtgttttttttttataaaaaattatattaacttTCAATTACTAATTATGTCCTTATAATATGTGTTACATTGGACCATTATTTTTAAATGCAGAAGTTTAATGAGAAAGCAAAAGTCACCTGCACGATTGCGACATGGAGGAGGGTACCACGAAGACCAACCACTATGGAGGCCACCGCCATTACCGCCGGGCCGGTGAGGAATCTCACCGCCATGGCGAAGGACGCCACCGTGTTCCCGCACGCGATCAGCTTCGGCTGGAGGGCCATAAACAAACCTGTCGAAACACGGGGAAAACTTAAATCATACGTCGTTAGACGCTAATCACGAAACTAGATCATCATTTGACGCCAACTACTTAAGACGAAGGATTTAAAGGTTGGATttcgaaaataataataataatatgatacGTGGCCGCTGTGCTATAGACCCACCCAGGGTGTAGAGCTAGTGCCCGACTGAGAAAAGGGGTGCCCATTATCGTCGGGTCCCATATGTCGGATGGTTCATAGCAAGCAATAAATTCTTGAGTAACACTTGTGGATAACGTTTGAGGTGTGTGAGAAAGATGAGTGGCCATAAATTTAGCACTGAAAAGAGAGTGAAATCATTGTGCAACCAAGCAAGAATGCCAGGCCAAATCAATCGGTGTCCAAGTCATAAATTGGAGTGTTCAAAGAATAAAGAGTATCAAAGCATCATATAGGGAGTCGTCAACAATCAAGGAatgaaatttcaagaaaaagtaTGTACCTAAAATAAGTAGGCATTCACACAAGTGACGTTGGTTTTAGACATGAAATTTTTCGGAAAAAATGACAGTTTCGTTTGTTAAAAGTAAATATGGTCGTTTTTTTGGGACCGCGGTTATTTCTTTAAATGTCATGGGGGCAATCACAAGTTCAAGGATGTGTGGGAATAGGATACTTACCTAAGCTAAACATAGCCATTCCGAGGCCGGCATCAGAGAGAATGGAGATAGACTGCGCTACGATTTTAGGCATTTGCACGCCCCACCTGTTGATGAGAAAAACATCCTCGTATACGTTAACCAATCACGGGTCTATTCATGTATGGAATTTGAATGTTAAAACCCCTTGTGATCGAATGAACAACTTACCTGAAGGAGACGAGGGACCAGATGAGACCAATGAGGCTGGAATATGTGTTGGGGTTGCGGATAAGTTTACGCCAAACCATGATCAAGATTAGGCGAGTCATGACACTTGTCGGGGGGAGAGATTTCACGCCTCCTCCGGCGGTTCTCGGGTCGAGCTCGGTGGCGGAGTTGCCCCCGAGTTTCGAAAGCCCCGGGGGACCGTCTTTCTCTCTGTCGTCATTGTCTCTGCCTCCTCCGCCGTTGAAGCTGAAGTCTTCCCCACCAAAGTGCCCGGTTGGAGGGACGCcttaagtataaaaaaaaatcccacAAATGCAAATAATCAAACACCTTGGTGAAAAAAGATTAACAAAACGGCTCAGTTCACAACAATGGATTTGACAGTAAAAACAAATCACCTTTATTCTCCCCATTTTGAGGGTTATCGGAGACCAACAGCTTGATTTCCTTGGCTCCGTGTTCAGATCTCCCGGACTGCTCGGAAGCACCGAAATCCTGCCCTCCGAACACGTGCAAGCCGCCTGCTCCGCGGCCTTCGGACACAGGCGAAGCGCTAGAGCTCCACACGAACATGTGAAGCTCTTTCGCGTCGTGGCCTGGTTTATTCCCCTGTTGCTGGACCTGGGACTGATGGGTTTTCCCCGTTTTCGGGACGGCGGAGGAAATCTCCGGGTTAGGAGCAGGATAAGAACCAGGAACACTCTTCCCCGGATAGTGTCCGAATCTCGGGGAACTAACTAGACCCCCCGGAGCACAGTTTTCTTCGAAATTCGACGGCCGCGGAGTCGGCCCCCTGGAGGACTGAACAGAGTACATATCACCCATGTTATAGTTCGACAATCTCCCCGTGTCCGAGTTCCCGAAATTCGACAGCCGCCCGCCGAATCCCATCATCGAGTAGAAATCAGAATGATTAAAATTAGAAGCCCGCGGAGTCGGATTCCTCGAAGAACTCAGGCTATAAATCTCAGCTCCAGTCAGATTCGAAGGCCTCGGAGTCACACCAGTGAACGAGCCATGCCCGAGCGAACGCCGCGACGCGTTCGATTTCCTCACAGTGACATGTAACTTCCCATCGTTCCCGATTTCGGCGTCCGTTTCAAGAAAATCTTGCCCGTCCAAAGAGACAACATCGGATTCCACCTTGAAGGAGACAATGGAAGCTGCGGTCTCAGGGAACTGCTCCATAATCAGCATCTTGGCGCCGCGGTACTCGAACAGGAACAGCAGCAGAGTGTACCAGATGATGCATTGGAGCACCACAACCTGCACCATGAGGCTTCCCGAATACTCCCCGTACATGGAAATCAGCAACGGAATCCCCATCACCAGCGTGTTGGGGAGAGTGGAGAGGGAGAAGATGGTGATAGACCACTCCAAGCTGCCATTTTTGGTGAAATTCGCCCACAGGGTAAGAACCACCAGCATGATGACCTTCTGCAGAGAGTCAGCAGCGATGAACTTGAAGTTCATCGCGTAAATGTTGTTGGAGGAAATGAAGTGGAACGAGAGAAGCGGGACGGCGAAAATCGCCACGAATCGGTTGATGCCGGAGCACTGATCCGGCGTGAAGATCTTCCACCACCGGACCGAGCCGTAGGCCAGTATCATGGCCACGTACAGCGGCACCATGGCCGTCAAAACAACGTAGAGATCATGCCCGCTGATCATTTTCTCTGGTTTTCAAGAAAACTACACCAAAGTTATTGAAAAATGAAcactttttttttccctttctcTGGCGATTGGGGATGATTTATAGAGGAGGAAAAGGGCAGATTGGGGAAACGAAACCCGTTATAGAATCATCGCTGACTGAAGGAATTTGTGTTCTTTTTCTGTAGGGAAAACAGAAGTGAGTAGTCCTTGTTGCAGAAGCTGTGGAGTGAATCTCTCGAAGTACTTATAGAGAGAGAGAGGGGAAGGTAACTAAAGGTAGGGCAAGTTACTGACCATGATGGCCATTTGCTgttgtatatttatatatgtggtGAAGCATGTTTTGGATCGAACTAATCGAACCGGTGCCGCAAACCGAGTGGGTTAATCGGTTCCATAGAGCGTCGAGTTCAAGAGTGTTGATCGTGATGAAGGATATTATGGTAGTATTTGAAAGAGCTTCTAAAAAATACTTTTCTGTTTTTcgtttgaaattttgttaataaaaaactaagaagtgatttttaaaaattctctcAAACACTTGTTTATATGAGTTTGAGTGTGCTTAGCTAAAGGTAATTGACTAAGACACCATTTGGTTCGAGGATAGGATAAATAGTATttggataagtaatataatgtaatataaaataaatagaaaatgatagttaatttagtatttgatttgattgatatattatagtttattggatttgattgattgaattttatatttaaaatataaattatcattttgtccttttgagaataaataaaatatgaaaaatattatttataagggtaatatagtaatttaaatttaatgatttgattgatgtaagataaattattaatgatttgattgatgtaaaataaataattaatagatgaataaataatatgatgagaagaacgcgAGATTGGATTGTATAACTTGTACAAGTACTAATTGTACTTATACCAAACGGTACCTAAGCGTGAaagtatatatttttaattttatttaagttgTCTTGAACCAAACACTGGAAAAATTCTCAGCGTAAACATGGTTGATAAATAAACCAGCACTAAAAGGTTTTTCATGgagcattaattttttttttttttgaggcaaggagcattaaatttttttgatcaaACATGAAATTAGTAGAAGTATGATATTAATATTGGAGAGTTTAtagaaaataattctcaacTTTTTGgtcataaaatttcaaatatgaaATTAGTAAAAGTGTGATACCAACATTTGGAGAGCTTCTAGGAATCAATTCTcagattttgtgaaaaaaactTTCAAAATTACTTCCTAAAAGTTCTCCTGAATACTACCTAAGTACATGCGCTCCTACGTTTTGGATCGCGTATGCCGTCTGTTTTAACAAATTGAAGTCTATTTTTAAA
Proteins encoded:
- the LOC140877674 gene encoding auxin efflux carrier component 7-like; the encoded protein is MISGHDLYVVLTAMVPLYVAMILAYGSVRWWKIFTPDQCSGINRFVAIFAVPLLSFHFISSNNIYAMNFKFIAADSLQKVIMLVVLTLWANFTKNGSLEWSITIFSLSTLPNTLVMGIPLLISMYGEYSGSLMVQVVVLQCIIWYTLLLFLFEYRGAKMLIMEQFPETAASIVSFKVESDVVSLDGQDFLETDAEIGNDGKLHVTVRKSNASRRSLGHGSFTGVTPRPSNLTGAEIYSLSSSRNPTPRASNFNHSDFYSMMGFGGRLSNFGNSDTGRLSNYNMGDMYSVQSSRGPTPRPSNFEENCAPGGLVSSPRFGHYPGKSVPGSYPAPNPEISSAVPKTGKTHQSQVQQQGNKPGHDAKELHMFVWSSSASPVSEGRGAGGLHVFGGQDFGASEQSGRSEHGAKEIKLLVSDNPQNGENKGVPPTGHFGGEDFSFNGGGGRDNDDREKDGPPGLSKLGGNSATELDPRTAGGGVKSLPPTSVMTRLILIMVWRKLIRNPNTYSSLIGLIWSLVSFRWGVQMPKIVAQSISILSDAGLGMAMFSLGLFMALQPKLIACGNTVASFAMAVRFLTGPAVMAVASIVVGLRGTLLHVAIVQAALPQGIVPFVFAKEYNVHPAILSTMVIFGMLIALPITLVYYILLGL